A single Mesomycoplasma ovipneumoniae DNA region contains:
- a CDS encoding DUF4231 domain-containing protein, producing the protein MNKEKLLSKIELDVIKLTAKARVSKSIFLFASIALILMSAFNGILSAYAITKNPNSTAVKLFVAIAFINAIISFVSSLSSFFVFENVYKKATEKINFYEEKKNELLSQDANIEEIAKQLGNIKIEN; encoded by the coding sequence ATGAATAAAGAAAAATTGCTTTCAAAAATTGAACTTGATGTTATAAAATTAACGGCAAAAGCACGTGTTTCTAAGAGTATTTTTTTGTTTGCTAGTATTGCCTTAATTTTAATGTCGGCTTTTAATGGTATTTTATCAGCCTATGCAATTACTAAAAACCCTAATTCAACTGCGGTTAAGTTATTTGTTGCAATTGCTTTTATTAATGCAATTATTAGTTTTGTAAGTTCGCTTTCTTCTTTTTTTGTTTTTGAAAATGTTTATAAAAAGGCAACAGAAAAAATTAATTTTTATGAAGAAAAGAAAAATGAGCTTTTATCTCAAGATGCAAACATTGAAGAAATAGCAAAACAACTAGGGAACATAAAAATTGAAAATTAG
- a CDS encoding putative cysteine peptidase → MIGLFEHIVIKADQNKTILNQQQLDFFIKASKVELFKKTNTTQDFLYHRVLKNIFDQPLLFLQFTNHYLIITLENYETNEIANSSFDKELFDKNNVVYIPGFSLHYQVDGDYFGLVSKQKLDEKIVELIKNQKHIYLSVTRLNTEKNKAKKAEYFNYKFRTRRGTASASEIKANAGKVKNLYSFNMGLDNSWWFKAKDSVSKLGYIEHQRSPGKKGGLCEYIAMSLMLEYAETFIASGIFSDEEIGRYFDIENNYSHNLSDGVAEHKYYLYKKSKDGTTTYNSLPYQLFELNDKYQDVKYASYFTSTLEKFLKGKEIKNHITTDYSANFMHSSNPETFLLKNRMPVMVSFANFGGGHNIVLYGYDPDTEKYLVNFGWSDYSNLLISKWDIWSFWSMGYWWGFKIDDDYIKNHPPKQKLLSANGEIYSYPEIFEEGLAIDKNGNLIRDYDIY, encoded by the coding sequence ATGATAGGCTTATTTGAACACATTGTTATAAAAGCAGATCAAAATAAAACTATTTTAAATCAACAACAATTAGATTTTTTTATTAAAGCATCAAAAGTAGAATTATTTAAAAAAACTAATACAACTCAGGATTTTTTATATCATAGAGTTCTAAAAAACATTTTCGATCAACCACTGTTATTTTTACAATTTACTAATCATTATTTAATAATAACTCTTGAAAATTATGAAACTAATGAAATTGCAAATTCTAGTTTTGATAAGGAATTATTTGATAAAAATAATGTCGTTTATATTCCTGGATTTTCATTACATTATCAAGTTGATGGCGACTATTTTGGGTTAGTTTCTAAACAGAAATTAGATGAAAAAATAGTTGAACTTATAAAGAATCAAAAACATATATATTTAAGTGTAACTAGGCTGAATACAGAAAAAAACAAGGCTAAAAAAGCAGAATATTTTAATTATAAATTTCGTACAAGGCGTGGAACTGCAAGTGCTAGCGAAATAAAAGCAAACGCTGGAAAAGTTAAAAATCTTTATTCTTTTAATATGGGTCTTGACAATTCCTGATGATTTAAGGCAAAAGATTCAGTTTCAAAACTTGGCTATATAGAACATCAAAGGAGTCCTGGGAAAAAAGGCGGGCTTTGTGAATATATTGCTATGTCTTTAATGTTAGAATATGCTGAAACATTCATTGCATCTGGAATATTTAGTGATGAAGAAATTGGTAGATATTTTGATATAGAAAATAATTATTCTCATAACTTAAGTGATGGTGTTGCAGAACATAAATATTATTTATATAAAAAATCTAAAGATGGAACTACTACATATAATTCACTTCCATATCAATTGTTTGAACTTAATGATAAATACCAAGATGTTAAGTATGCTTCTTATTTCACTAGTACATTAGAAAAATTTCTAAAAGGAAAAGAAATAAAAAACCATATAACAACTGATTATTCTGCCAATTTTATGCATTCAAGTAACCCTGAAACTTTTTTACTTAAAAATAGAATGCCAGTTATGGTATCTTTTGCTAATTTTGGTGGTGGCCACAACATTGTTTTATATGGATATGATCCAGATACAGAAAAATATCTTGTAAATTTCGGATGGTCGGATTATTCTAATTTACTTATTTCTAAATGAGATATTTGAAGTTTTTGATCAATGGGTTATTGATGAGGATTTAAAATAGATGATGATTATATAAAAAATCATCCACCTAAACAAAAATTATTAAGCGCAAATGGTGAGATTTATTCATATCCAGAAATTTTTGAAGAAGGACTTGCAATTGATAAAAATGGTAATCTAATTAGAGATTACGACATTTATTAA
- a CDS encoding single-stranded DNA-binding protein → MNRIILIGRVSSKPVFMTTKSNVNFIRFNLAIDRRKYSQNSPTITDFIPVVAWRQNATLLDKLITVGSLVAIEGSLQANRVVSNTTNYLTNYEVNVDYFRLLETKEQLEMRRQKLAQKVGEPTFEPLFDDFQLPQNDKRSFQEDNIFQSEPSINFDETNVEITSDDNDPFADWDIDDLDPNK, encoded by the coding sequence ATGAATCGAATTATTTTAATTGGACGCGTTTCTTCTAAACCTGTATTTATGACAACAAAGTCAAATGTTAATTTTATTCGATTTAATTTAGCGATTGATAGACGAAAATATAGTCAAAATTCGCCTACAATTACTGATTTTATTCCCGTAGTTGCTTGACGACAAAATGCAACATTGCTCGACAAACTAATTACCGTAGGAAGTTTAGTAGCAATCGAAGGTTCTTTACAAGCTAATCGTGTTGTGTCAAATACAACAAATTATCTTACTAATTATGAAGTAAATGTTGATTACTTTCGTTTATTAGAAACTAAAGAACAATTAGAAATGCGGCGTCAAAAATTAGCTCAAAAAGTTGGTGAACCAACTTTTGAACCTTTATTTGATGATTTTCAACTTCCCCAAAATGATAAAAGATCATTTCAAGAAGATAACATTTTTCAGTCAGAACCCTCAATAAACTTTGATGAAACTAATGTTGAAATTACTAGTGATGATAATGATCCATTTGCTGACTGAGATATTGATGATCTTGATCCTAACAAATAA
- the rpsG gene encoding 30S ribosomal protein S7 produces the protein MSRKKQAPVRDVLADPVFNSKLITKAINSVMLDGKKTTAQNILYSSFKLVEEKTQKNALEVFEQAVKNVTPLTEVRSRRIGGTNYQVPMEVRLKRQQTLALRWLILFARKRNEKTMVVRLANEIIDAYNKTGGAFKKKEDTHKMAEANRAFAHFKW, from the coding sequence ATGTCACGAAAAAAACAAGCCCCAGTGCGCGACGTGCTTGCTGATCCAGTTTTTAACTCAAAACTGATCACAAAAGCAATAAATAGCGTTATGTTAGACGGGAAAAAAACTACTGCCCAAAACATTCTTTATTCATCATTTAAATTAGTTGAAGAAAAAACTCAAAAAAATGCTCTTGAAGTTTTTGAACAAGCTGTAAAAAATGTAACTCCCTTAACAGAAGTTCGTTCACGTCGAATCGGGGGAACAAACTATCAAGTTCCAATGGAAGTTCGCCTAAAACGTCAACAGACTCTTGCTTTGCGTTGATTAATTCTTTTTGCCAGAAAACGTAACGAAAAAACAATGGTTGTTCGTCTTGCAAATGAAATAATTGATGCTTATAATAAAACAGGTGGGGCCTTCAAGAAAAAAGAAGATACTCACAAAATGGCTGAAGCAAACCGCGCTTTTGCACACTTTAAATGGTAG
- the rpsF gene encoding 30S ribosomal protein S6 produces MPKYEIMTILDPKAEATILENLLSAIFSQNSSYKLVKLENSSLAYPIKKSKTAQYFLINLDSPANLIEEFVRRANITKSIWRYLIINLDSEKGFNQKPKNSDRHKRTNVRRDHSDRPNFKSAPRARQDQNAANQTEKSDKPFQRRNFRPNAQGGAKQGFAQQSSDKANSSQRGKTSSSSTNQSETDVDNAKKVQESQ; encoded by the coding sequence ATGCCAAAATACGAAATTATGACAATTTTAGACCCAAAAGCAGAAGCAACAATATTAGAAAATTTGCTTTCTGCTATTTTTAGTCAAAATTCGTCATACAAACTTGTTAAGCTTGAAAATTCAAGTCTTGCTTACCCTATTAAAAAATCAAAAACAGCACAATATTTTTTAATTAATCTTGATTCGCCAGCTAACTTAATTGAAGAATTTGTTCGCCGTGCGAATATTACTAAATCAATTTGACGTTACTTGATAATTAATCTTGATTCTGAAAAAGGTTTTAACCAGAAACCAAAAAATTCCGATCGCCATAAAAGAACAAATGTAAGACGTGATCATTCAGATCGACCTAATTTCAAATCAGCGCCGCGAGCTCGCCAAGATCAAAACGCAGCTAACCAGACAGAAAAAAGTGATAAACCGTTTCAACGTCGAAATTTTAGACCTAATGCCCAAGGCGGAGCAAAACAAGGTTTTGCCCAACAGTCATCAGATAAGGCTAACTCATCTCAACGCGGAAAAACTTCATCTTCTTCAACAAACCAGTCAGAAACTGATGTTGATAATGCTAAAAAAGTACAGGAATCCCAATAG
- the rpsL gene encoding 30S ribosomal protein S12, protein MPTISQLAKGCRVKKTWKSKVPALNMLYNSLHKKELKISSPFKRGVCTRVATMTPKKPNSALRKFARVKLSNGIEVNAYIPGEGHNLQEHSIVLIRGGKVKDLPGIRYHIVRGTQDTTGVAKRAQGRSKYGAKKPKTSK, encoded by the coding sequence ATGCCAACAATTTCTCAATTAGCAAAAGGGTGCCGAGTTAAGAAAACTTGAAAGTCAAAAGTTCCTGCATTGAATATGTTATATAATTCTTTGCACAAAAAAGAACTAAAAATTAGCTCGCCCTTTAAACGTGGAGTTTGCACAAGAGTTGCAACTATGACTCCTAAAAAACCTAACTCAGCATTACGTAAATTTGCAAGGGTAAAACTTTCAAATGGAATTGAAGTTAATGCCTATATTCCCGGTGAGGGCCACAATTTACAAGAACACTCAATTGTTTTAATTCGTGGTGGAAAAGTTAAAGACTTACCAGGGATTCGTTATCACATTGTCCGTGGAACTCAAGATACAACAGGTGTTGCAAAAAGAGCCCAAGGTCGTTCCAAATACGGAGCTAAAAAACCTAAAACTTCAAAGTAA
- a CDS encoding Rho termination factor N-terminal domain-containing protein, translated as MVWENPFGKNKVPSVAELWKNEKKQYRIWIFSYPVLLLLLGVFLSVQLFLDLDIKNIGRAFSILSILFTVTSLFFYVYSVFTSYKAKDFAPLGDRSFFFTFVSFSTAALSIINSTIVMIGNLSLNNQNFVAILTIQIILIGLIFVLIPFFYTKVLKIKSIFKLSRTLFIIEKRIDEMKKDPKAYSEFMNIFDLGHQNPMNAQQANNPENTQTQEAQNKPKTKEERIKIALEKLNLTQLHEIAQKLEISGFEQLKKQELIKLLTQILAQQDSEK; from the coding sequence ATGGTTTGAGAAAATCCATTTGGAAAAAATAAAGTTCCATCAGTTGCTGAGTTGTGAAAAAATGAAAAAAAGCAATACCGAATTTGAATTTTTTCTTATCCGGTGTTACTCCTTTTGCTAGGTGTTTTTTTAAGTGTTCAACTTTTTTTAGACTTAGATATTAAAAATATTGGTCGCGCTTTTTCGATTTTATCAATTTTATTTACTGTTACAAGCTTATTTTTTTATGTATATTCTGTTTTTACATCATATAAAGCGAAAGATTTTGCACCTCTTGGCGATCGTTCCTTCTTTTTCACGTTCGTTTCATTTTCTACTGCTGCTCTTTCAATTATAAATTCAACAATAGTAATGATTGGAAATTTAAGCCTTAATAATCAAAATTTTGTCGCAATATTAACTATTCAAATAATTCTTATTGGCCTAATTTTTGTTTTAATTCCATTTTTCTATACAAAAGTGCTTAAAATTAAGTCAATATTCAAACTATCTCGAACATTATTCATTATTGAAAAACGTATTGATGAAATGAAAAAAGATCCTAAGGCATATTCTGAATTTATGAATATTTTTGACTTAGGTCACCAAAATCCAATGAATGCACAGCAAGCAAATAACCCTGAAAACACACAAACTCAAGAAGCTCAAAACAAACCTAAAACAAAAGAAGAAAGAATAAAAATTGCACTTGAAAAATTAAATTTAACACAATTACACGAAATTGCCCAAAAATTAGAAATTTCTGGTTTTGAACAGTTAAAAAAACAAGAATTAATTAAGCTTTTAACTCAAATTCTTGCACAACAAGACTCTGAAAAATAG
- a CDS encoding DUF4231 domain-containing protein, producing MVIKNVRLDSDSYEFAKFLYRKTLVKARIFQILFWTVSIFSIFFGFFSTLMGIFKLASPKLNEFEPFANFFISTDENGAKVDQWPIFVLWINLSISIINSLFALFLIKPRWIRNQEINDFLKIEIILFETKTGKYANSQNLQIELFNSICKFLGILKALENKQKEQKTNIDKKEQTNE from the coding sequence ATGGTTATAAAAAATGTCCGACTTGATTCAGATTCTTATGAATTTGCTAAATTTTTATACAGAAAAACGCTTGTAAAAGCAAGGATTTTTCAAATTTTATTTTGAACAGTTTCCATTTTTAGTATTTTTTTTGGATTTTTTTCGACCTTAATGGGTATTTTTAAATTAGCTTCGCCAAAATTAAACGAATTTGAACCTTTTGCCAATTTTTTTATTTCAACTGACGAAAATGGAGCAAAAGTTGACCAATGACCAATTTTTGTCTTATGAATTAACCTTTCAATCTCAATTATTAACAGTCTTTTTGCGCTTTTTCTAATAAAACCACGTTGAATTCGCAACCAAGAAATTAATGACTTTTTAAAAATTGAAATAATTTTGTTTGAAACAAAAACAGGAAAATATGCAAATTCACAAAATTTACAAATTGAACTTTTTAATTCAATTTGTAAATTTTTAGGAATTCTTAAAGCCCTTGAAAATAAACAAAAAGAGCAAAAAACTAACATTGATAAAAAGGAACAAACTAATGAATAA
- the ychF gene encoding redox-regulated ATPase YchF yields the protein MNLKAGLIGLPNVGKSSLFSALTKMNVEIANYPFATIDSNIATVEIRDPRLINLADIVKPNKIVFSTYSFVDIAGLIKGASLGEGLGNKFLENIRNVDCLVHVVRCFDDSKIIHVNNQVNPIFDIQTINLELILADLSSIESIITRLSKKINNTNDKQAKVEFELAKKAKDHLQKDKSLRDLSLDNEERQIIKNWQLLSIKPILYVVNIDQKSVSDPLKNPYFSELKAYLEKENAILIPICVALEHEISQLDQEEKQLFLQEFGLEKSSLDFLVLNSFKLLGLGTFFTVGKKEVRSWIFRKNTTAVDCSGIIHSDFVKKFIRVEIIAYEDFIEFKSEKALKEKGKIRLEGKEYLIKDAEICHFRISN from the coding sequence ATGAATCTAAAAGCAGGTCTTATTGGACTTCCTAATGTCGGAAAATCATCGCTTTTTTCAGCACTGACAAAAATGAATGTTGAAATTGCTAATTATCCCTTTGCAACAATAGACTCAAACATTGCAACTGTTGAAATCCGTGATCCAAGACTAATCAATTTAGCCGATATCGTTAAGCCAAATAAAATTGTATTTTCTACTTACTCTTTTGTCGATATTGCTGGTTTAATAAAAGGAGCATCACTGGGCGAAGGATTAGGTAATAAATTTCTTGAGAATATTCGTAATGTTGATTGTCTAGTTCATGTTGTTCGCTGTTTTGATGATTCAAAAATAATTCACGTTAATAACCAAGTAAATCCTATTTTTGACATCCAAACAATAAATTTAGAGCTAATTCTTGCCGATTTAAGTTCAATTGAGTCAATTATTACCCGACTTAGTAAAAAAATTAACAATACAAACGACAAACAAGCAAAAGTTGAGTTTGAACTTGCTAAAAAAGCAAAAGACCATTTGCAAAAAGATAAGTCTTTACGCGATTTATCTTTAGATAATGAAGAGCGTCAAATAATCAAGAATTGGCAACTTTTAAGTATAAAGCCAATTTTATATGTTGTTAACATTGACCAAAAATCTGTCAGCGATCCCCTAAAAAATCCTTATTTTTCTGAGCTTAAGGCTTATCTTGAAAAGGAAAATGCAATTTTAATCCCAATTTGCGTTGCCTTAGAACACGAAATTTCCCAACTTGACCAGGAAGAAAAACAACTCTTTTTACAAGAATTTGGACTAGAAAAATCATCTCTTGATTTTCTTGTTCTTAATAGTTTTAAACTTCTTGGCTTAGGAACTTTTTTTACTGTTGGAAAAAAAGAAGTTCGCTCATGAATATTTAGGAAAAATACAACTGCAGTTGATTGTAGTGGAATTATTCACTCTGATTTTGTTAAAAAATTCATAAGAGTTGAAATTATCGCATATGAGGATTTTATTGAGTTCAAAAGCGAAAAAGCACTTAAAGAAAAAGGTAAAATTCGTCTTGAGGGAAAAGAATACTTGATAAAAGACGCAGAAATATGCCATTTCCGCATTAGTAATTAG
- the rpsR gene encoding 30S ribosomal protein S18: MNKKYAKKFKKKVCQFCEAKLFYIDYKSTEVLQRYINSFGKIQPSRITGNCAKHQRKLSLAIKRARFVALLPFIGDRIRGSYDKTRV, encoded by the coding sequence ATGAACAAAAAATACGCTAAAAAATTCAAGAAAAAAGTGTGCCAATTTTGTGAAGCTAAACTTTTTTACATTGACTATAAGTCAACTGAAGTGCTTCAACGTTATATTAACTCTTTTGGAAAAATTCAACCTTCAAGAATTACAGGTAATTGCGCAAAACACCAACGTAAATTATCACTAGCAATTAAAAGAGCACGTTTTGTCGCTTTACTTCCATTTATTGGTGACAGAATCCGTGGAAGTTACGATAAAACTCGAGTTTAA
- a CDS encoding TIGR00282 family metallophosphoesterase codes for MKSATVLFVGDIFGAPGIEMFKNQLNILRKNYNFDLIIVQAENITGRKGLNKRDYLYLKELGVDIFTIGNHVWSNPEIALIIDNPDIVRPLNIDKEYSGKGTTTILKNGKTFRITSLLGVAFNKLVKPWNHQFADNFFDAIDKVIAEDDADFHIVDFHAETTSEKNVLGIYLNGKINALLGTHTHVQTSDARELSLGTLFITDVGMTGPANDAIGVKFLDVYNRIRYNKSTKFQTSDNDCQFNAVILEITDNLKNQKIIPINIYK; via the coding sequence ATGAAATCTGCTACTGTCTTATTTGTTGGTGATATTTTTGGCGCGCCTGGTATAGAAATGTTTAAAAATCAACTTAATATTTTGAGAAAAAACTATAATTTTGACTTAATAATAGTTCAGGCTGAAAATATTACCGGCAGAAAAGGACTAAATAAAAGGGATTATTTATATTTAAAAGAGCTTGGTGTTGATATTTTTACTATTGGCAATCATGTTTGATCTAATCCTGAAATTGCTTTAATTATTGATAATCCAGATATTGTTAGGCCGCTGAACATTGACAAAGAATATAGTGGAAAAGGCACTACTACAATTTTAAAAAATGGAAAAACATTCAGAATAACTTCGCTTTTAGGTGTGGCATTTAATAAGTTAGTCAAACCTTGAAATCACCAATTTGCTGATAATTTTTTTGATGCAATTGACAAAGTTATTGCCGAAGATGATGCTGATTTTCATATAGTTGATTTTCACGCTGAGACAACAAGTGAAAAAAATGTGCTTGGAATTTATCTAAATGGTAAAATTAATGCGCTTTTAGGAACTCACACTCACGTTCAGACTTCTGATGCTAGAGAATTATCGCTTGGAACGCTTTTTATAACTGATGTTGGAATGACAGGTCCTGCAAATGATGCAATTGGTGTAAAATTCCTTGATGTTTATAATAGAATTCGCTATAATAAAAGCACAAAATTTCAAACTTCGGACAATGACTGCCAATTTAATGCTGTTATTTTAGAAATAACTGATAATTTAAAAAACCAAAAAATTATACCAATCAATATTTATAAATAA